In Arthrobacter sp. MN05-02, the genomic stretch GCGTGGGGCTCGCGGAGTGCGCCGAGATCGCCCGGCTGGCCCGGCCGATCCTGCAGGGCATGGGGCTGGAACCGTTCCCCGTCACGAGCGGATCGAAGGGCATCCACCTGTACTGCGCCCTCGACGGCCGGCTGACCTCCGAGCAGGTGTCCGCCGTCGCCCACGAACTCGCCCGGGCCCTCGAGGCCGACCATCCCGACCTCGCGGTCAGCGACATGAAGAAGGCGCTGCGGACGGGCAGGGTGCTCGTGGACTGGAGCCAGAACCACGCGAACAAGACGACGGTGAGCCCGTACTCGCTGCGCGGCCGCTTCGAGCCGACCGTCGCCGCGCCGCGCACGTGGGAGGAGCTCGACGACGTCGACCTCGGTCACCTCGACTACCGCGCCGTCCTGCAGCGGATCGAGTCCCTCGGAGACCTCCTCGCCGCCGCGACCCCAGCGGCGACCGGCGCAGGAGACGCACCGACGGACCGGCTCTCCACCTACCGGGCGATGCGCGACGCATCGAAGACGCCCGAGCCCGTACCCGAGGCCGTGGGCCCGGCGGGCGGCAACAGCTTCGTGATCCAGGAGCACCACGCCCGCCGCCTGCACTACGACTTCCGGCTGGAGCGCGAGGGTGTGCTCGTCTCGTGGGCTCTCCCGAAGGGGCCGCCCCTGACGCCCAGCAGGAACCACCTGGCCGTGCAGACCGAGGACCATCCCCTCGACTACGGCTCCTTCCACGGAACTATTCCCAAAGGGGAATACGGCGCGGGGGAGGTCTCCATCTGGGATGCGGGCACCTACGAGCTCGAGAAGTGGCGTGAGGGCAAGGAGGTCATCTGCACGCTCCACGGCAGGCCCGATGGCGGACTGGCCCGGGGCGGGACCGCGATCCGCCGCTATGCGCTCATCAACACCGGCGGCGGGGCGAACGGCAGGAGCAACTGGCTGATCCACCTCATGAAGGACCAGCCGGCCAAGGCCCGTCAGGACTCCCCGCATGATCCCGGCGCACCGCCATCCGTCCCGGCGGACGGCGGCGACGCCCCACCCGTCGACGCGCAGGGGATCGATCCTCCCGCTCCTGTCCGGACTCCGGGTCCCGGGCCCGTCCGCCCCATGCTCGCCACGCTCGGCTCGGAGCAGGCCATCCCCGATCCCGACGACTGGGCCTACGAGATGAAGTGGGACGGCGTCCGGTGCATCGCGTTGGTGAAGGACGGTACCGTCACGCTGGCCAGCCGGAACGGGATCGACACCACACCGACCTATCCGGAGCTCGGGGACCTCGGAGAACACCTGAGTGCGGAGAGCGCCGTGCTCGACGGCGAGATCGTCGCTCTGAACGCGAAGGGCCGGCCCGACTTCGGCCTCCTGCAGACCCGCATGAAGCTGACCCACCGGACGGAGATCGACGAAGCCCGCCGGAAGACCCCCGTGCGCTTCATGCTCTTCGACCTCCTGGAGCTCGAGGGCAACGACCTCACCGGACTGGACTACTGCCAGCGGCGGGAGCTGCTCGAGAAGGCGGTCGAGGAGGCGGAGGACGGCCACATCCAGGTGCCGCCGGCCCTCGACGCGACGCTGGCGGAAGCCGTCGAGGCGAGCAGGCAGCTGGGCCTCGAGGGCATCATGGCCAAGCGACTCAGGAGCGACTACCAGCCCGGGACGCGGTCGGCGTCGTGGGTGAAGATCAAGCACCTCCACACGCAGGAGGTCGTGGTGGTGGGCTGGCGGCCCGGGAAGGGCAACCGGGCAGCGAAGATCGGTTCCCTGCTGGTCGCCGTCCCCGACGGCGTCGACCTCCGCTACGTGGGCCGGGTAGGGTCCGGGCTCACCGAGCGCGACCTGGCCGAGGTGGGCGCCAGGCTCAGGAAACTGGCACGGAAGACCGCCCCGCTCGACGACGTGCCCGGCGCCGACGCGTCCGACGCGCACTGGGTGCGGCCCGCCCTCGTGGGCGAGGTCCAGTACAGCGAGCACACCGGGACCGGCCGCCTGCGGCACCCCGTGTGGCGGGGCTGGCGACCCGACAAGACGCCGTCCGACGTCGTCGTCGAACTCTGAAGATCCGCACGGTCCCGTTGCACCATCCAGGAGGCACACATGGCAAGTCTTGATATCCCGGCATTGGACGCCTGGTGGCGCGCCGCCAACTACGTCTCGGTCGGCCAGATCTACCTGCGGGACAACGCGCTGCTGACGCGTCCGCTCGCGGGCGAGGACGTGAAGGCGCGACTGCTGGGCCACTGGGGCACCACGCCGGGGCTGAACTTTGTCTACACCCACCTCAACCGGGTCATCTCGGAGCGGAGGCAGGAGATGCTGTTCGTCACCGGGCCGGGCCACGGCGGGCCCGCCAACGTGGCCAACGCCTGGCTGGAGGGGACCTACTCCGACATCTACTCCTCCATCGGGAAGGACGGCGCCGGGCTGAACGCCCTGTTCAAGCAGTTCAGCTACCCGGGCGGCATCCCGTCCCACGCCGCCCCGGAATCCCCGGGCTCCATCCACGAGGGCGGGGAACTCGGCTACACGCTCGCCCACGCCTACGGCGCCGTCTTCGACAACCCCTCCCTCATCGCGGCCGCCGTGGTGGGCGACGGCGAAGCCGAGACGGGACCGCTGGCCACGAGCTGGCACTCGAGCAGCTTCGTGGATCCCGCGGTGGACGGCGCGGTACTGCCGATCCTGCACCTCAACGGGTACAAGATCGCCAACCCCACGGTCCTGGCCAGGATGCCCGAGGAGCAGCTCCGGCAGCTGATGTACGGCTACGGCTACGAGGCGCATTTCGTCACGGTGTCCGATCCCGGTGCGACCGAGGACGCCCACCGCGACTTCGCCGCCGTCCTCGACACCTGCATCGACGACATCCACGCCATCCAGGACCGGGCCCGTACGTCTCCGGCAGGCGCGGACGCCGCCGCGGCCCGATGGCCGATGATCGTGCTGCGCTCGCCGAAGGGCTGGACCGGCCCCGCCGAGGTCGACGGCAAGCCGGTGGAGGGGACCTGGCGGTCCCATCAGGTACCGCTCTCGGAGATCCATGACGACGAGCAGCACCTGCACCAGCTCGAGGAGTGGATGCGGTCCTACGACCCGGCATCCCTGTTCACCGAGGAGGGGGCGCTGCGGCCCGAGATCGCGGCGCTCGCACCCGACGGCGACCTGCGCATGAGCGCGACTCCCTACGCGAACGGCGGCTGGCTCCTCCGCGACCTCGTACTGCCCTCGTACGCGGACCATGCCGTGCCCGTGACGCGTCCCGGCGCGGAGAAGGTGAGTCCCATGACGACCGTGGGCGGCTACCTGCGGGACGTCATCGAGCGCAATCCGCAGAACTTCCGCCTGTTCGGTCCGGACGAGACGGCCTCCAACCGCCTGTCCGCCGTCTACGAGGTGACGGACAAGGTATGGGAGCCGCGCATCGAGGACGTCGACGAGCACCTCGCCCGCTCGGGGCGCGTCATGGAGGTCCTCAGCGAGCACCTCTGCCAGGGCTGGCTCGAGGGCTATCTGCTGACCGGCCGCCATGGGGTGTTCAACTGCTACGAGGCCTTCGTGCACATCGTCGACTCGATGTTCAACCAGTTCGCGAAATGGCTCAAGGTGCACCGCGCCCTGCCCTGGCGCATGCCGATCGCGTCGTTCAACTATCTGCTGTCGAGCCACGTCTGGCAGCAGGACCACAACGGCTTCTCCCACCAGGATCCCGGGTTCATCGACCACGTGGTCAACAAGAAGGCGGACATCATCCGGGTCTACCTCCCGCCGGACGCCAACACGATGCTCGCCGTGACCGAGCACTGCATGCAGACGCGCGACACCGTCAATGTGATCGTGACGGGCAAGCAGCCCACCCCCACCTGGTTCGGGCCCGAGGAGGCGCACCTGCACGTGAGGCGCGGCATCGGCATCCTCGACTTCGCGGGCTCCGAGGAACCGGGCGTGGAGCCCGACGTGGTCCTCGGCTGCGCAGGCGACGTCCCCACGCTCGAGGCGGTCGCCGCGGCGGGACTGCTCAAGGCGGCCGTCCCGGGGCTGAAGATCCGCGTGGTGAACG encodes the following:
- a CDS encoding ATP-dependent DNA ligase; translation: MASPRSARQQTVTVEGRTLRLSSLDKVLYPATGTTKADILAYYAAVAPHLIRHASHRPLTRKRWVHGVGTPEEPGEVFFQKNIDDNAPAWVPRSAIQHKDHTNVYPLVDDLATLTWLGQIAALELHVPQWRFDADGARGNPDRLVLDLDPGDGVGLAECAEIARLARPILQGMGLEPFPVTSGSKGIHLYCALDGRLTSEQVSAVAHELARALEADHPDLAVSDMKKALRTGRVLVDWSQNHANKTTVSPYSLRGRFEPTVAAPRTWEELDDVDLGHLDYRAVLQRIESLGDLLAAATPAATGAGDAPTDRLSTYRAMRDASKTPEPVPEAVGPAGGNSFVIQEHHARRLHYDFRLEREGVLVSWALPKGPPLTPSRNHLAVQTEDHPLDYGSFHGTIPKGEYGAGEVSIWDAGTYELEKWREGKEVICTLHGRPDGGLARGGTAIRRYALINTGGGANGRSNWLIHLMKDQPAKARQDSPHDPGAPPSVPADGGDAPPVDAQGIDPPAPVRTPGPGPVRPMLATLGSEQAIPDPDDWAYEMKWDGVRCIALVKDGTVTLASRNGIDTTPTYPELGDLGEHLSAESAVLDGEIVALNAKGRPDFGLLQTRMKLTHRTEIDEARRKTPVRFMLFDLLELEGNDLTGLDYCQRRELLEKAVEEAEDGHIQVPPALDATLAEAVEASRQLGLEGIMAKRLRSDYQPGTRSASWVKIKHLHTQEVVVVGWRPGKGNRAAKIGSLLVAVPDGVDLRYVGRVGSGLTERDLAEVGARLRKLARKTAPLDDVPGADASDAHWVRPALVGEVQYSEHTGTGRLRHPVWRGWRPDKTPSDVVVEL
- the xfp gene encoding putative phosphoketolase, encoding MDAWWRAANYVSVGQIYLRDNALLTRPLAGEDVKARLLGHWGTTPGLNFVYTHLNRVISERRQEMLFVTGPGHGGPANVANAWLEGTYSDIYSSIGKDGAGLNALFKQFSYPGGIPSHAAPESPGSIHEGGELGYTLAHAYGAVFDNPSLIAAAVVGDGEAETGPLATSWHSSSFVDPAVDGAVLPILHLNGYKIANPTVLARMPEEQLRQLMYGYGYEAHFVTVSDPGATEDAHRDFAAVLDTCIDDIHAIQDRARTSPAGADAAAARWPMIVLRSPKGWTGPAEVDGKPVEGTWRSHQVPLSEIHDDEQHLHQLEEWMRSYDPASLFTEEGALRPEIAALAPDGDLRMSATPYANGGWLLRDLVLPSYADHAVPVTRPGAEKVSPMTTVGGYLRDVIERNPQNFRLFGPDETASNRLSAVYEVTDKVWEPRIEDVDEHLARSGRVMEVLSEHLCQGWLEGYLLTGRHGVFNCYEAFVHIVDSMFNQFAKWLKVHRALPWRMPIASFNYLLSSHVWQQDHNGFSHQDPGFIDHVVNKKADIIRVYLPPDANTMLAVTEHCMQTRDTVNVIVTGKQPTPTWFGPEEAHLHVRRGIGILDFAGSEEPGVEPDVVLGCAGDVPTLEAVAAAGLLKAAVPGLKIRVVNVVDLMRLQDSTEHPHGLSARDFDTLFTASKPVVFAYHGYPWLIHRLAYRRNNHGNLHVRGYKEEGTTTTPFDMAMLNQIDRFQLAMDVIDRVPTLGATQARLRQDLQDQRQRAWQYTRDAGKDLESITGWTLDESSPDDAG